Proteins from a genomic interval of Paenibacillus lentus:
- a CDS encoding DUF4280 domain-containing protein, protein MKEAKVQQTQVQPGAGGAKSYVVAGAILSCSYGTQPTRLKRPFSHGVYVKNKAAMNIADYVPGENIQSFGNCFSPHNPAVQTSDMVDIYGVKKAPCVPVLTMPWLNGKSDMLIEGQPALTQDCTHHCLYCGHIRIEDDGQELD, encoded by the coding sequence GTGAAGGAAGCGAAGGTACAACAAACACAGGTGCAGCCAGGAGCCGGCGGGGCCAAAAGCTATGTCGTAGCAGGTGCAATTTTGAGCTGTAGCTATGGCACTCAGCCGACCCGGTTAAAGCGTCCTTTCAGCCATGGGGTATATGTCAAAAATAAAGCGGCGATGAATATTGCAGATTACGTGCCAGGAGAGAATATACAGTCCTTTGGCAACTGCTTCAGCCCTCATAATCCGGCTGTGCAGACTAGTGACATGGTTGATATTTACGGGGTGAAGAAGGCGCCGTGCGTCCCCGTTCTGACGATGCCATGGCTGAATGGGAAAAGCGATATGCTGATCGAAGGCCAGCCCGCTTTGACACAGGACTGCACGCACCACTGCTTATATTGCGGACATATTCGCATAGAAGATGACGGTCAGGAACTGGACTAA
- a CDS encoding pentapeptide repeat-containing protein: protein MDKPVIEGQGQQVVLDEAWSFIRKDWAVTLQATLEQRIEECVRKFREYCRDIRQRQLQGQKGSISYITYSMLRTSWLEQHPTYLVEATDEYWVLDTDPIQFEWDVNWAFSYWSDLQQRHQAEIMERGQSPLSKVGLERMLLDAAAEFHAFMVNIIRLAMKRAVHTAEFQELERGEIFEVRVGEYLDQSVSVYKEDRRKRDIQEVQAWLDLKDAHEYGYQALTELDLSEGDYSRLDFRYTAFRGMQMEHSRLLFCVLVGTEWQDSHLQGTDFTSSLIHGADFSGCSLRKAILDRVMGSVNDSDLWLEWEPLGFSAVDFTGANLQGASFRLAELQGAVFRNATLQQASLIGADLAAACFEDADLTGASFAEADLTDASFARANLTDVSFAGARLAGADFSDAKLQGVSLTEEQLCEVRGKIT, encoded by the coding sequence ATGGACAAGCCTGTTATAGAAGGGCAGGGGCAGCAAGTCGTTCTTGATGAGGCATGGAGCTTTATTCGTAAAGATTGGGCAGTGACGCTTCAGGCTACGCTAGAGCAACGAATTGAGGAATGCGTTCGGAAATTTAGAGAATACTGCCGCGACATTCGTCAAAGGCAGCTTCAAGGGCAAAAAGGGAGTATAAGCTACATCACTTACTCTATGCTGCGAACATCATGGCTGGAGCAGCATCCGACTTATTTAGTCGAGGCAACTGATGAGTATTGGGTGTTGGATACGGACCCCATCCAATTTGAATGGGATGTTAACTGGGCCTTTTCCTATTGGAGTGATCTACAGCAGCGGCACCAGGCTGAAATCATGGAGCGGGGGCAATCCCCTCTTTCCAAGGTTGGATTAGAGCGGATGCTGCTGGACGCAGCGGCGGAATTCCACGCGTTCATGGTGAACATCATTCGCCTGGCGATGAAACGCGCCGTGCACACTGCTGAGTTTCAGGAGCTGGAGCGTGGCGAAATATTCGAAGTACGTGTTGGGGAGTATTTGGATCAAAGTGTCTCCGTATATAAGGAAGATCGTCGGAAGCGGGATATCCAAGAGGTTCAAGCCTGGCTGGATTTAAAAGATGCGCATGAGTACGGTTACCAAGCCTTGACGGAGCTTGACCTATCGGAAGGGGATTATAGCCGCCTGGATTTTCGCTACACGGCTTTCCGCGGCATGCAGATGGAGCATAGTCGTTTGCTATTTTGCGTGCTGGTGGGTACAGAGTGGCAGGACAGTCACCTTCAAGGTACTGACTTTACCTCCAGCCTGATCCATGGAGCTGATTTTAGCGGCTGCTCTCTAAGGAAGGCCATATTGGACAGGGTGATGGGCAGCGTAAACGATTCTGATTTATGGCTGGAGTGGGAGCCATTGGGATTTAGTGCGGTGGATTTTACGGGAGCTAATCTGCAAGGGGCTTCTTTTAGGTTAGCTGAGTTACAAGGTGCTGTATTCCGTAATGCCACGCTGCAGCAAGCTTCGTTGATCGGGGCTGATCTAGCAGCGGCTTGCTTTGAGGATGCGGACCTGACAGGTGCTAGTTTTGCTGAGGCTGATTTGACGGATGCTAGCTTTGCTAGGGCTAATCTGACAGACGTATCTTTTGCCGGTGCAAGATTGGCTGGTGCTGATTTCAGCGATGCCAAGCTGCAAGGCGTGAGTTTGACGGAAGAACAGCTTTGTGAAGTTAGGGGGAAGATTACGTGA
- a CDS encoding contractile injection system protein, VgrG/Pvc8 family, with translation MSLGYENIRVHPFERINLEQLTLTKKINEHTRLYFTGVIPEDMRDSYVETTHSYTVIEVSQKDEAGSAKPLFSGIALSVEVKVVRDVYYLEVEAISHTYRMDIKQRTRSFQNTKMTIPQLLEQIGKDYEGLDVIDGATDGAQIGRIAIQYQETDWAFLRRLASRYHTSLMPAARFDSPKFYFGIEDMPAHVVLDSSRYTVRKQMLPFRYFQENDQTRLRENDFIFYEVETDEVLDLGAQLSFQGHSLFVMEAYTEMRQGQLRHQYVLGSYQGFRQKSYYQEKLAGASLSGVVVDVRQDQVRIHLDCDEQQEISEAYWFNYSTAYSAEGHTGWYVMPEIGDPVSLYFPGSREEDGIAGSAVRRNTQGSAYNKMSDPQMKIWRTPHGKEICLGPDELVITGKEGAIYIKLNDKDGIHIVSNNAVSISAGGDLSLTAGKTMSLTAGSELRMDCNGSHIELSGSAKMKGSEVKSN, from the coding sequence ATGAGTCTGGGATATGAAAACATTCGAGTTCACCCTTTTGAAAGAATTAATTTGGAACAGCTTACCTTAACGAAGAAAATTAATGAGCATACCCGGCTGTATTTTACAGGCGTAATTCCAGAAGATATGCGGGACAGTTATGTAGAAACAACGCACAGCTATACAGTCATTGAGGTGAGCCAAAAGGATGAGGCAGGCAGCGCCAAGCCGTTATTCAGCGGGATTGCGCTTTCGGTAGAGGTGAAAGTTGTGCGTGATGTGTACTATTTGGAGGTTGAGGCCATTTCTCATACCTATCGAATGGACATCAAACAGCGGACGCGTTCTTTTCAGAATACGAAAATGACGATTCCTCAATTACTGGAGCAGATTGGCAAGGATTATGAGGGGCTTGACGTGATTGACGGGGCTACTGACGGGGCCCAGATCGGGCGTATTGCCATCCAATACCAAGAGACGGATTGGGCTTTTTTAAGACGTTTGGCCTCCCGCTATCATACCAGCTTGATGCCCGCTGCCCGTTTTGATAGTCCGAAGTTTTATTTTGGAATTGAGGATATGCCTGCACATGTGGTTCTGGATAGTAGCCGCTACACCGTACGTAAACAAATGCTGCCTTTTCGCTATTTTCAGGAGAATGATCAGACCAGGCTTAGGGAGAATGACTTCATTTTCTATGAGGTGGAGACGGATGAGGTGCTCGATTTAGGGGCGCAGTTGTCTTTTCAAGGGCATAGCCTGTTTGTGATGGAAGCTTATACCGAAATGAGACAGGGACAGCTGCGGCATCAGTATGTACTGGGATCTTATCAGGGATTCCGGCAAAAAAGCTACTATCAGGAAAAGCTGGCCGGCGCATCGTTAAGCGGTGTGGTGGTGGATGTGCGGCAGGATCAGGTGCGCATTCATCTGGACTGCGATGAGCAGCAGGAAATAAGTGAGGCGTATTGGTTCAACTATTCCACGGCCTATAGTGCTGAGGGACATACGGGCTGGTATGTAATGCCTGAAATCGGCGATCCGGTATCGCTCTATTTTCCAGGTAGCCGTGAAGAAGACGGAATTGCGGGAAGTGCTGTTAGGCGAAATACGCAAGGAAGTGCCTATAATAAAATGTCTGATCCCCAAATGAAGATTTGGCGGACCCCTCATGGGAAGGAAATTTGCCTCGGGCCGGATGAACTGGTCATTACGGGGAAAGAAGGGGCTATATATATCAAGCTCAATGACAAGGATGGCATACATATTGTGAGCAATAATGCTGTAAGCATCTCGGCGGGGGGAGATCTGAGCCTGACAGCTGGGAAGACGATGTCACTTACCGCAGGCAGCGAACTGCGCATGGATTGCAATGGCAGTCATATTGAACTTAGCGGTTCAGCCAAGATGAAAGGCAGCGAAGTGAAATCTAACTAG
- the qoxD gene encoding cytochrome aa3 quinol oxidase subunit IV gives MKKLFPLQHVMGYVSSLVLSIVALTVLFFDMTYVMQMTVLFVCAIIQMSVQLFVFMHIGETGSKTSLYTNIAYALFVGLVTIFGTLFTMIWGYQ, from the coding sequence ATGAAAAAACTGTTCCCGCTTCAACACGTCATGGGATATGTCTCTTCGCTGGTCCTTTCGATCGTTGCCCTGACCGTTCTGTTCTTCGATATGACTTATGTGATGCAAATGACGGTTCTGTTCGTATGTGCGATCATTCAAATGTCAGTTCAGCTGTTCGTCTTCATGCACATCGGAGAGACAGGTTCGAAGACATCGCTTTATACGAATATCGCTTACGCGCTGTTCGTAGGTTTGGTAACGATTTTTGGTACACTGTTTACGATGATCTGGGGATATCAATAA
- a CDS encoding cytochrome c oxidase subunit 3, with the protein MKIDHSVPLEYSTEENKNRIFGFWVFLGAEIVMFSTLFAVYFTLWNRTGDGPTAKDIFVIGPVLIETFLLLTSSFTIGLAINSMRQGLMKATMGFFAVTLLLGLGFLGVEIYEFVTYVGEGATLQTNAFLSSLFTLLGLHGAHVTLGLVWGGGLMLQMKREGFTPDTANKSFIFSLYWHFLDVVWIFIFSFVYLKGLM; encoded by the coding sequence ATGAAAATAGATCATTCAGTTCCGCTGGAGTATAGTACAGAAGAGAACAAGAATCGTATCTTTGGTTTCTGGGTATTTCTTGGAGCAGAGATCGTCATGTTCTCCACACTCTTCGCCGTATATTTCACCTTGTGGAACCGGACCGGTGACGGTCCTACGGCGAAAGATATTTTTGTAATCGGGCCGGTGCTTATCGAGACCTTCCTACTTCTGACGAGTAGCTTTACGATTGGTCTAGCGATCAATAGTATGCGGCAAGGCTTGATGAAAGCGACGATGGGATTTTTTGCAGTCACCTTATTGCTTGGCCTTGGATTCCTCGGTGTCGAGATTTATGAATTCGTGACGTATGTAGGCGAAGGCGCGACACTGCAAACCAACGCCTTCTTGTCCAGCTTATTCACGCTGCTGGGTCTCCACGGGGCGCACGTAACGCTCGGATTAGTGTGGGGCGGCGGATTGATGCTGCAAATGAAGCGTGAAGGCTTTACGCCGGATACGGCGAACAAGTCGTTCATCTTCTCGCTATACTGGCACTTCCTGGATGTCGTCTGGATTTTCATCTTCAGCTTTGTATATTTGAAAGGATTGATGTGA
- the qoxB gene encoding cytochrome aa3 quinol oxidase subunit I: MKWDEFFVTGDPMIYGAMVSIVLVSIAIVVGLTYFKKWGYLWREWLTTVDHKKIGIMYILAALIMLFRGGVDGLLMRAQLAVPENGFLDSQHYNEIFTTHGVIMILFMAMPFIIGLMNVVVPLQIGARDVAFPRLNAVSFWLFFAGAMLFNISFVIGGSPDAGWTAYFPLSSIEFSPTVGNNYYSIALQISGLGTLMTGVNFIVTILKMRAPGMTLMRMPMFTWSILVTSVIIVFAFPVLTIALLLMMLDRQFGSQFFTMANGGMDMLWANLFWVWGHPEVYIVILPAFGIFSEVISTFSRKNLYGYKSMVFSMVIISILSFVVWAHHFYTMGHGAMVNGVFSVTTMAIAIPTGIKIFNWLFTMQKGRIEFTTPMLYALGFIPIFTIGGVTGVMLAMASADYQYHNTMFLVAHFHYVLIPGTVFGVLAGMYYWFPKLFGFRLNDKQGKLAFWIIVISFNVTFLPLFALGLNGMTRRMYTYSAETGFGLLNLIASIGSVGLAIGFAVLVYNIYWSFRYAPRETNGDPWNARTLEWSTPSPVPHYNFAKMPNIENRDAFWFAKKSGKSLYKEDYSDIHMPNNSGQPFILGVIFMFFGFFMVFNWWVGAVIGAIGIFVMMIIRSFERDHGHYIPVKEVVATEERLRGEQV; the protein is encoded by the coding sequence ATGAAATGGGACGAATTTTTCGTCACGGGCGACCCGATGATTTACGGCGCAATGGTCAGTATTGTCCTTGTGTCCATCGCGATTGTTGTCGGACTGACCTATTTTAAGAAATGGGGCTACCTGTGGCGTGAATGGTTAACGACCGTTGATCATAAAAAAATCGGTATCATGTATATCCTAGCTGCACTCATCATGCTGTTCCGGGGCGGCGTAGACGGCCTCCTGATGCGTGCGCAGCTTGCTGTACCAGAGAACGGATTTTTGGACAGCCAGCACTATAATGAAATTTTCACGACACACGGGGTCATCATGATCCTGTTCATGGCAATGCCGTTTATTATCGGCTTGATGAACGTGGTCGTACCGCTTCAAATTGGAGCAAGGGACGTAGCATTCCCGCGCTTGAACGCCGTCAGCTTCTGGCTGTTCTTCGCCGGAGCGATGCTGTTCAATATCTCGTTTGTGATCGGCGGCTCTCCAGACGCCGGTTGGACGGCTTACTTCCCACTGTCGAGCATTGAGTTCAGTCCGACGGTAGGTAATAACTATTATTCCATTGCGCTGCAAATTTCCGGGCTGGGTACGCTCATGACCGGGGTTAACTTTATCGTTACCATTCTCAAAATGCGCGCGCCTGGCATGACGCTGATGCGTATGCCAATGTTCACCTGGTCGATTCTGGTTACCTCTGTCATCATCGTATTCGCGTTCCCTGTATTGACGATCGCGCTTCTACTGATGATGCTGGACCGGCAGTTCGGCTCGCAATTTTTTACGATGGCCAACGGCGGGATGGATATGCTCTGGGCCAACCTGTTCTGGGTATGGGGGCATCCAGAGGTATATATTGTTATTCTGCCCGCATTCGGTATTTTTAGTGAAGTTATTTCGACGTTTTCACGTAAAAACCTGTACGGTTACAAATCGATGGTGTTCAGTATGGTCATCATCTCGATCCTGTCCTTTGTCGTCTGGGCTCACCACTTCTATACAATGGGGCACGGCGCGATGGTTAACGGTGTCTTCTCCGTGACGACGATGGCGATTGCCATCCCGACCGGGATTAAAATTTTCAACTGGCTATTTACGATGCAGAAAGGCCGAATTGAATTTACGACACCGATGCTGTATGCTCTTGGATTTATTCCGATCTTTACGATTGGTGGAGTTACCGGCGTAATGCTTGCCATGGCAAGTGCGGATTACCAGTACCACAACACGATGTTCCTGGTAGCTCACTTCCACTACGTATTGATCCCGGGTACAGTCTTTGGGGTACTTGCGGGAATGTACTACTGGTTCCCGAAATTGTTCGGTTTCCGTCTGAACGACAAGCAAGGCAAACTGGCTTTCTGGATTATTGTAATAAGCTTCAATGTAACGTTCCTGCCGCTCTTCGCCCTTGGATTGAACGGGATGACGCGGCGGATGTACACGTATTCTGCAGAAACAGGCTTCGGGCTGCTGAATCTTATTGCGTCGATCGGTTCGGTCGGTCTAGCTATTGGCTTTGCGGTACTCGTATACAACATTTACTGGAGCTTCCGCTATGCGCCGAGAGAGACAAATGGCGATCCATGGAATGCGCGTACACTTGAATGGAGCACGCCAAGCCCAGTGCCTCATTACAACTTTGCGAAAATGCCAAACATTGAGAATCGTGATGCATTCTGGTTTGCGAAGAAGTCCGGCAAGTCTCTGTATAAGGAAGATTACAGTGATATTCATATGCCGAACAACAGCGGCCAGCCGTTTATTCTGGGTGTGATCTTTATGTTCTTCGGATTCTTTATGGTCTTTAACTGGTGGGTTGGGGCTGTGATTGGAGCCATCGGCATCTTCGTTATGATGATCATCAGATCCTTTGAACGCGATCACGGACATTATATTCCTGTGAAGGAAGTTGTAGCGACCGAAGAACGATTGCGGGGTGAACAGGTATGA